acccctccccagtccccatcacccctcccccctccccatcacccctccccagtccccatcacccctccccagtccccatcacccctccccagtccccatcacccctcccccctccccatcacccctccccagtccccatcacccctccccagtccccatcacccctccccagtccccatcacccctccccagtccccatcacccctccccactccccatcacccctccccactccccatcaccactcccatcacccctccccagtccccatcacccctccccagtccccatcacccctccccagtccccatcaccactccccactccccatcaccactcccccctccccatcacccctccccactccccatcaccactcccccctccccatcaccactcccccctccccattaccccctccccatccctaatcccctccccatcaccactcccccctccccatcacccccctccccatccctaatcccctccccatcaccactcccccctccccatccctaatcccctccccatcaccactcccccctccccatccctaatcccctccccatcaccactcccccctccccatccctaatCCCCTTCCCatcacctctccctccccatcaccactcccccctccccatccctaatcccctccccatcaccactcccccctccccatccctaatCCCCTTCCCAtcaccactccctccccatcaccactcccccctccccatccctaatCCCCTTCCCAtcaccactccctccccatcacccctccccactccccatcacccctccccactccccatcaccactcccccctccccatccctaatCCCCTTCCCAtcaccactccctccccatcaccacgcccaactccccatcaccactcctcccaccccatcaccactacctcctccccatcaccactcccccctccccatcgcctcttcctcccctccccattacttcccccctctccccaccacttcTCCGAACCCCTCCTCACTTCTCCTGGGCTGCCCTTGGTTTACCTATCCCGTGACGGCTAGACTCCCCACTCCTGGTGGGGTCAACGCGGTGCCTGTCGGCAGCCCCTTGTGGGACAGACTTTGCCGGGGAAAACGAGACGCCTGGCCAATGGGCGCCATCGCTGCTCCTGTGCGCCGCCGCGACGCCAGCGGCCTCTTCCCGCCAAACGTCCTGGGGCTGTGCGGGCGGCTTCCCGGCCTGGCCCGGCCCCGGGTTGGGTTTGTGAGAACGCTTTGCGCTAACCCGCTTGGCAGCTCCAGCGGGATGGTTTTCTCCCgctggggccggggccggggccgggttCCTCTGCTTTCCGGTGCGGGTCCCCTGGCGCTTGCCTGATTGCAGTAAGTTGGCCATGTAGAGCTTGGCGTGTGGGCCCGAGCGCCACGTCTTCAGCGTGGAGTCGAACCTCTGATGGGCGTAGAGCTCCGACTCGTCGATGTGGGATCTGAGGCGGAGTCCCGCCGTCCGCTGCGTCCACTGGTAGTTGAAGATCTTGCCGATGTTCTCCCGTTGTTCTGTCATGCGGGCCAGATCCAGCAGCGTCCGGCCTTTACTGTCGGTGCCCTCGGCCTCGGCCCCGTGAAGCAGCAGGTCGTTGATGCAGTCGGCCTTGGCCATAATCACCGCCATGTGGAGAGCAGTGTGACCGTCTACTGTTTTGGTCCTCGGATTGGCACCTGTGAATagacatatgaacataggaacatagggaaaaggggacatatgaacataggaacatggggcaTAGGGAAAAGGggacatatgaacataggaacatggggcaTAGGGAAAAAGggacatatgaacataggaacatggggcaTAGGGAAAAGGggacatatgaacataggaacatagggaaaaGGGGACAGATGAACATAGGGGCATAGGgaaaatggaacataggaacatatggACATAGGGACATATGGACATGGGGCATTGGGAaaaaggaacatagggacatagggacatagggacaaaGGTAAAAGGGATAtatgaacattggaacatagggaaaAGGGgatatatgaacataggaacataggggcaTAGGgaaaaaggaacataggaacataggggcataggaacatagggacatatggacataggaacatagggacatatgGACATATGGACATGGGGGATTGGGAAaaaggaatatagggacatatgAACCTAGGGACAAAGGTAAAAGggacatatgaacataggaacatggggcaTAGGGAaaaagggacataggaacatagggacatagggaaatggggacatagggacatagggacatagggaaatggggacatagggacatagggaaatggggacatagggacatagggaaaAGGGGACATAGGGAAATGGggacatatgaacataggaacaacaataacttgcatttatatagtgtctttaatatagtaaaacgtcccaaggcacttcacaggaacgattatcaaacaaaatttgacaccgagccacataaggagatattaggacaggtgaccaaaagcttagttaaagaggaaggttttaaggaacgtcttaaaggaggagagtgatcaacatatgaacataggaacataaataTATGAACAAAGGAAGATAGAGACGTGGAATGAcagacatgggaacataggaagatagcgACATAGGAACATATGAATATAGGAAAataacaacataggaacatatgaacatgggaacatatgaacataggaagaAAGGAACATATGAagataggaacatatgaacatataGGGTGGTGTAAATCAGCCAGGGTCTATGCTCCTGAAACTTatcccctgttggaaagtgtgcatgtgtgacaGTCTAACGAGGACAGGgtcaggctcggctgtgatgccttccacagtcgATTGTCAATGTTCACTCTTTGGACGCACACATGAGGAACAGTCATTTGGGTGAGATACCATGgaatgtaccccagcaagagtcagtgccttcagcagGGGAGCGTAGGAATCTGGGTTTGTGGGAGGGGGAAGGCTGTTTGGCCTCCAGGGATGAGAATGAGTCTCACTGCATTGAACCACTCACCATTTACTAAATTCTTACCGTTCTTCAGAAGAAATTTGACTGTGTTGATATGACCCCTGTGAGCTGCGATGAAAAGTGCAGTGGAAGCACGTTCTGCGATCCAGGCCGCTCTCTGATCGTGGCTCATTCGCCTCGAGTTCGGAGTGGAATAATTGCTGTCCTTGCGAACGCCTAGAGACGCTAACTGCAAGTCAACAAACACCGTCAACATACTCAGGACCCTTTCACTCTTTTTtggattcattcatgggatgggggcgtcgctggcgaggccggcatttattccccatccctaattgcccttgagaaggtggtggtgggccttcttcttgaactgctacagtccttgtcccacagtgctgttaggtagggacccagtgacgatgaaggaacggcgatacgtgtccaagtcaggatggtgtgtgacttgtgcttttagagcacaaaatctaagctgacactcaagtgcaatactgagggagtgctgcactgtcagaggtgccacctttcggctgagatgttaaaccgaggccccgtctgcccttccaGGTGGTTCCTAAGCACATCGAGATTCAAAATCAGCGACCCCAAATGTGCTACTGAGCTGCACGGATCCCAATTTCCAACCCCTGGGGTTGCAGTAAGTTTGCTGCTCATAGCTGGGGTGGTAATAATGGTGCTAGATTAGCCTACAGACAATTGCGCCTGCTCCTCACCACTATCCAGTCAGAAAGTACGTTTGTGTGTGGACTTCGAGTGATGAGAGGTTCTCTGATgatcccccccttcaccccgcctCCCCCCTCGTGAGTCAGTGCCTTTGAGAGGGGATGGGAGCAAATGGGGAAGAAGAAAACCCCTGGTGGTAATCCCAGATTCACAGCCATGAAGACCAAGAGGGGAGATGCCGGCAGCTATCTGCAGGGTGGGAAtgacatgggagtgtttgatgggacagtgtagagggagctttactctgtatctaacccatgctgtacctgccctgggtgtgtttgatgggacagagtagagggagctttactctgtatctaacccatgctgtacctgccctgggagtgtttgatgggacagtgtagagggagctttactctgtatctaacccatgctatacctgccctgggagtgtttgatgggacagtgtagagggagctttactctgtatctaacccgtgctgtacctgccctgggagtgtttaaaggGACAATAGATGTTCTAAattggatagcctggtggtgaagaatagaatactagagcctggtctttaattGTTTCCAGGCCTTTATTTACAGGGATtcctcttacacacacaccacaccctagataagctctcctataaaaaggatacaagagagtctccaattcatacccatcacctgaatacaattaacactcatagagtcatagagttataaagttatacagcacggatagaggcccttcggcccatcgtgtccgcgccggccatcaagcccagtctactctaatcccatattccagcatttggtccgtagccttgtatgctatggcatttcaagtgttcatccaaatgcttcttgaatgttgtgagggttcctgcctccacaaccctttcaggcagtgagttccagactccaaccaccctctgggtgaaaaagttctttctcaaatcccctctaaacctcccgccttttaccttgaatctatgtccccttgttatagaaccctcaacgaagggaaaaagctccttagtatccatcctatctgtgcccctcataattttgtacacctcaatcatgtcccccctcagcctcctctgcgccaaggaaaacaaacccaatcttcccagtctctcttcatagctgaagcgctccagccctggtaacatcctggtgaatctcctctgcaccctctccaaagcgatcacatccttcctgtagtgtggcaaccagaactgcacacagtactccagctgtggcctaaccagtgttttatacagctccatcataacctccttgctcttatattctatgcctcggctaataaaggcaagtatcccatatgccttctttaccaccttatctacctgttccgccgccttcagggatctgtgaacttgcacaccaagatccctctgaccctctgtcttgcctagggtcctcccattcattgtgtattcccttgccttgttagtccctccaaagtgcagcacctcgcacttttccgggttaaattccatttgccactgttccgcccatctgaccaacccatctatatcgtcctgcagactgaggctatcctcctcgctatttaccaccctaccaatttttgtatcatcagcgaacttactgatcataccttttacattcatatccaagtcattaatgtagaccacaaacagcaagggacccagcaccgatccctgtggtaccccactggccacaggcttccagtcacaaaaacaaccttcgaccatcaccctctgccttctgccactaagccagttttgtatccaaagtgccaaggcgccctggattccatgggctcgtaccttcttgaccagtctcctgtgtggggctttatcgaaggccttactgaaatccatgtataccacatccactgcgttaccctcattcacacgcctagtcaccccctcaaaaaaatcaatcaaattagtcagacatgatcttcccttgacaaagccatgttgactatccctgattaatccttgcttctccaagtggagactaattttgtccttcagaattttttcctcattgatataaatcatacaattaacaatagagagggagctttactctgtatctaacctgtgctgtacctgccctgggagtgtttgatgggtcagtgtagagggagctttactctgtatctaacctgtgctgtacctgcactggaagtgtttgatgtatTATCTATTGTTCAGTATTAAGCAATGATACCTCCTCATTATCGCCATGTGCTGCAGCACGCAGCAGCTTCATCCAGCCATCTTGAAACCAGGTTTTCATTGTTATTATTGCATCTTTGATGATGCCGTTGAATTGCAGGGTGACATTATCGGGCATTTCCCCTGTAAAATACACACACCTCTGTCAGCATttccactctggccacatttatGACAACACATAACACAAACCAGTCAAACACCCAATTGAACTGTCGGCTTGGCTCAGAGACTCCGCCACAGACTGGAACATGCAACCTagactgacactctagtgcagcacTGGGGAATGCTGcctttggaggtgccgtctttcagatgaaacgttaaactgagcccCAGCCCACTGCTCAGGTGAACCTAGGAGcccagggcactattcaaagTGGAGTTTTCCCAGTATCCCTTAACTGAGGTCAGAATAACTGGTCATCCGTCTGACTGCTgtctctgggatcttgctgtgtgcaaattggctgcgtgATCTACCTCCATAATGACCGTGACTGCGCTTCAGAGAAAAAGAGTAACTCATTGAGTATGAAGCACTCGGGGAGGTATTAATGCGCTCTTAAACTGACAAGGAaggccagtgtgtaaaggaaCCACTTGATGAGATGCCCAGCTGTGGACAGCAGCAATCAGGGGTTAGGATAAGTCTCGGCACCagtgggtcgggggtcggggggtgacgtggaatcagccagggttccagctccCAGTCGCCCTTGTTGGAAAGTGTAGCTACATCAGTGCTCtccaatagaaatcactgactagACACAGCGACACTCTTTTAACCACATCCACTATTTTTAGCAGATAacgccaaacacacacacacacacacatatacacacacatatacacacacacactatgcaggtaaatgtacttcacaggtGTGTAtacagttgccaaccctcccggattgccTGGAATGTCCGATGATGACAATGGCCTGGTAGCATCAGTGTCTCACTGGTTGATGCAAGTGCGCTGTTCATTAATGAGACACGTTCCCAGGCAACAATACCTTTTAATAGGATAtaagaaggggaaggggaagagaaagggagtgAAAGTGGGTGAGCAGCGGTGGATGGGCGTTCAGTCTGCCACTGACCTGGTTAGTAAATGCACCGTTTGGTGCGTGACCAAGATGGACCAGGCAGGAAAGTCCCAggcctgatccccggcctgtgctgagctTCAAAAGTAGGCAGCAGTCGGGCTACTACAACTTGCCTCAGCACCCCATGGGCTAGAGAGGGGAACAATTGACCAGGGGTTGTGGCTTCTGATCCCTAGATGGTGACCCACCCCCACCACCGAGCGCGGGACAGAATCGGGCACGGGACAGAATCGGGCGTGGGACAGAATCGGGTACGAGACAGAATCGGGCGTGGGACAGAATCGGGCGTGGGACAGAATCGGGTACGGGACAGAATCGGGTACGGGACAGAATCGGGCGTGGGACAGAATCGGGCACGGGACAGAATCGGGTACGGGACAGAATCGGGCGCGGGACAGAATCGGGCGTGGGACAGAATCGGGTACGGGACAGAATCGGGCACTGGACAGAATCGGGCGTGGGACAGAATCGGGTACGGGACAGAATCGGGCGTGGGACAGAATCGGGTACGGGACAGAATCGGGTACGGGACAGAATCGGGCGTGGGACAGAATCGGGCGTGGGACAGAATCGGGCACGGGACAGAATCGGGCACGGGACAGAATCGGGTACGGGACAGAATCAGGCACGGGACAGAATTGGACGTGGGACAGAATTGGGCGAGGAACTACATGGTCAAACACTGGTACATGGAGTGTAGCCCGGACCCGTGGAATGCGTGGTCGGGGGTACTTGCtgcctgtggggagatatttGGCAAAGAGTAACGGGTAAGGGGGGGGTGTACCTACCCCCTAcccaattagggttgccaactctccaggattgccctagagtctccaggaattaaagactaatctccaagaTATTGCTGCGAGCAGCACCAGGAGAACAATCAGAGGGGCATTAAAAAGAATTGTGTTTTCAAAAACATTTTCTTTAAGCACTTTTGTtgattatatataaaaatatcgggggtgggaaaaaaggctgtttgaccgataATCAGGAATCAtctaattgggtaatgaagagtctattcactttccgattggtgtaggaaggcggggcaccgcgaggatggacgtgtcaggcgaccaattGCAGGAGTgtaggggcggggcggttggaggcagaggGTCATGTGATGAGACCTCCTGGAatgtgtccaaccagagttggcaaccctatacccGACACAGACTGTGACTATATGGGGGCGACGGTGCTGGGATGGGGGAAGAGGTGGTGTGCTAACCAAGGGTCTTACCCTCGTCCATGTAGAAGAGCCTCTGTAGGTTGGTGGGAATTCCAGCCACCAGCTCCAGTGTGGACTTCATGTCCCCTATCGTCATGTCGTCGTGACACTTGTGCATTTGGAAGATCTCCCCCGTGTCCTCCAGTCGCACTGTCAGGCTGAAGAACTTTTCAGGTGACatgaggggtggggggtttgCGGGGGACGGGGGGGACGAGGGGGGTCCTCCCTCACCTTGACCTGCTGCAAATAAAAGGACCTCACTGCCCCAGGTGGGGAGGCCGGCCACACAACGACACCTAGCTGGCCatcaaaaatataaatatattaaaacatgAATGAGAAATATTTAATTTAAGTCAATAATTCCTAAATGTTATATCGGCTAAAGGATGCCCTTCAGTGCCTGGGTATGAGGAGGGTGAGGGTTTCTCTGCTTCGTGGCGTTGGCTGGGGATCACGATAAGAGCTTGTGTTTGGCATCTCCTTGGAGACAGGCTTTGCTTCCTCAGCTCTGTGAGGGGTGGAGCCTCCTGCCTCCCAGCAGCTGCCAGCTCCTCTTTAGTTTAAAGCACCTGTTTTACCACATTGCAGGTTCCACACTGCCCCTGCAGTAAACATGGCACCACCAGCTGATAataacaaaattaattctcactgggaatgtcagaggtgtgtgtgcgcgtgttctCCCCAGTATTTATATCCTCAGTCTATCACAaaccgtgtttgtgtgtgtgtacccTCAGTATGTGTCACCCATGTGTGTATCCCTTCCCTGTGCCCATCTGTAAATATAGTCTTTCTATCCCCCTCTGTATTCTCAGTATGCATGCTCATAGTGTGCACCTTCggttgtgtaccatgtgtatttCCCTTTTGTGTACACCGTCAATGTGCCTATGTCCTTATTGTATGTTTACCCTCAAGTTTGTGAACCTACAGTGTATGTACCTGCTGTGTTTGTATCCCCTGTGTACCCCCACCTGGCTCTATCCCTCCGTGTGTATAAGTCCATTTGTGTATATACGCcctcagtgtgtgtttgtgtatacaCACAATCTGTATACCCATGTGTCCCCTCAGTGAGTATACCCTCGTgtggtaggtgtgtgtgtgtgtgcgtgcatataTACACCCTCAGTGTGTATGCCCtcagtgtggtatgtgtgtgtttataccctcagtgtggtatgtgtgtgtatatcttcagtatggtatgtgtgtgtgcatacaCTCAGTGTGGTATGAGTGTGTGCATGCTCTCAGTGTGGTATGTGTTTGTGTATACTCtcagtgtggtatgtgtgtgtgtataccctcagtgtggtatgtgtgtgtgtataccctcagtgtggtatgtgtgtgtgtataccctcagtgtggtatgtgtgtgtgtataccctcagtgtggtatgtgtgtgtgtatactctcagtgtggtatgtgtgtgtgtataccctcattgtggtatgtgtgtgtgtatataccctcagtgtggtatgtgtgtgtataccctcagtgtggtatgtgtatgtgtataccctcattgtggtatgtgtgtgtgtatataccctcagtgtggtatgtgtgtgtgtataccctcattgtggtatgtgtgtgtgtataccctcagtgtggtatgtgtgtatgtatataccctcattgtggtatgtgtgtgtgtataccctcagtgtggtatgtgtgtgtgtataccctcagtgtggtatgtgtgtgtgtataccctcagtgtggtatgtgtgtgtgtataccctcagtgtggtatgtgtgtgtgtataccctcagtgtggtatgtgtgtgtgtataccctcagtgtggtatgtgtgtgtgtataccctcagtgtggtatgtgtgtgtgtataccctcattgtggtatgtgtgtgtgtataccctcagtgtggtatgtgtgtgtgtataccctcattgtggtatgtgtgtgtgtataccctcagtgtggtatttgtgtgtgtataccctcagtgtggtatgtgtgtgtgtataccctcattgtggtatgtgtgtgtgtataccctcagtgtggtatttgtgtgtgtataccctcagtgtggtatgtgtgtgtgtataccctcagtgtggtatgtgtatgtgtataccctcattgtggtatgtgtgtgtgtatataccctcagtgtggtatgtgtgtgtgtataccctcattgtggtatgtgtgtgtgtataccctcagtgtggtatgtgtgtatgtatataccctcattgtggtatgtgtgtgtgtataccctcagtgtggtatgtgtgtgtgtataccctcattgtggtatgtgtgtgtgtatataccctcagtgtggtatgtgtgtgtgtataccctcattgtggtatgtgtgtgtgtataccctcagtgtggtatttgtgtgtgtataccctcagtgtggtatgtgtgtgtgtataccctcagtgtggtatgtgtgtgtgtataccctcagtgtggtatgtgtgtgtgtataccctcagtgtggtatgtgtgtgtgtataccctcagtgtggtatgtgtgtgtgtataccctcagtgtggtatgtgtgtgtgtataccctcagtgtggtatgtgtgtgtgtataccctcagtgtggtatgtgtgtgtgtataccctcagtgtggtatttgtgtgtgtataccctcagtgtggtatgtgtgtgtgtataccctcagtgtggtatgtgtgtgtgtataccctcagtgtggtatttgtgtgtgtataccctcagtgtggtatgtgtgtgtgtataccctcagtgtggtatttgtgtgtgtataccctcagtgtggtatgtgtgtgtgtataccctcagtgtggtatgtgtgtgtgtataccctcagtgtggtatgtgtgtgtgtataccctcagtgtggtatgtgtgtgtgtataccctcagtgtggtatttgtgtgtgtataccctcagtgtggtatgtgtgtgtgtataccctcattgtggtatgtgtgtgagtataccctcagtgtggtatgtgtgtgtgtataccctcagtgtggtatgtgtgtgtgtataccctcagtgtggtatgtgtgtgtgtataccctcattgtggtatgtgtgtgtgtataccctcagtgtggtatgtgtgtgtgtataccctcagtgtggtatgtgtgtgtgtataccctcagtgtggtatgtgtgtgtgtataccctcagtgtggtatgtgtgtgtgtataccctcagtgtggtatttgtgtgtgtataccctcagtgtggtatgtgtgtgtgtataccctcattgtggtatgtgtgtgtgtataccctcagtgtggtatgtgtgtgtgtataccctcattgtggtatgtgtgtgtgtataccctcattgtggtatgtgtgtgtgtataccctcagtgtggtatgtgtgtgtgtataccctcagtgtggtatttgtgtgtgtataccCTCAGTATCCATATCTCCAGAAATGAACAGACTTCAATCACAACTGTAAATATAAAATGTTTTTATCAGACTCCAGGTCCACAAACGAGTGAAGGAGCTGGACAGAGAGTGACCGGCGGGTGGAGCTAACAAGCTATATCATTGCACAATATGTAAAATTGTTATTTCAAACTATAAAATTGCTTCTTATTATATCCAGAATCTATCGACCTTACGGCAGGTAAATCCCTGTGTGTGGCGAACACCCCCTGGTGACCATGGGGAGATCATTTGCCCCCATTAAAGCCCAATGCCACACAGTGGGGCAttttctaaccccccccccccccccacaaaccactGGCACTGAACCACGCAGGCCAGCAAGAACCCAGATTCTGCTGAgtgagttgatctcagctgggcagaGTACCATATTGACATGTTGTGGGGGAGGGCGGGAATTCAATCAGTGAAATGGGCTGTGAACATCACGTGAGGACAGGCTCGGCTGGGGTGAGCTGGGCTGCACAGTCAAAAAGCCCACTGACAAGCATGGTCGAGGCTCAcacgggtatggtagtgtagtggttatcttcCTGGACTCACAATCCAGcagacctggactaataaatcTAGAAgaatgcaagttcaaatcccacaacgGAAGTTTGGAAATCAGTTTTGagaaaaacctggaaataaaaagctggactcagtaaaagtgaccatgaagctgtcggattgtcataaaaacccaactggttcagtaatggaaaaagaaacctgctgtccttacccggtccgggCCGATatatgattccagtcccacaccaatgtggttgactgttaactgccctctgatgtggcctagcaagctactcagttgtatcaaaccactaccagcAGATCAAGTAGaatccccaccaccaccttctcagggcaactaggaatggacattaaatgccagccttgccagcgacgcccacatcccgagaatgaattaaaaaagcaGGTGGAGATTGGTCACGTGAATGGGTGCTGCAAGATTGCAGGCATCCCAGCAAGGATTCCGCTCCTCCCGAGAAGGAAGGGGACAGAATCCTGGGAGCAAGAAAACAAATGACATTCCAGAGTGGGAGTTTAAACCACCAGGCACAAAAAGCTCGCTCCCGATTCATAAATCAGAACCAAGCAGTGAAATGTGTTCATAGAAAAACACCAAACTGTAACTGCAATGCATTTAGTATCCAGGCATTCGTCGAGTTAGTCAACAGTCTCAGGCTGCATGACTCAAAGacaaggaatgggcaataaatgctggccttgccagcgacacccacatcccgtgaacgaataaaagaaaattggCCAGTTTCACTGTCAATCACACACACTTGACCCCTTAGTTGGGCAAATTAGCTCATGGTTATTGGTGACCCCTCCCAAAGTGTATTAAATCCAAATAAGTTAAGTAATTCCCGTTCCCTAGGAACTGGCCAACCTCAAATGGTAGGTTTAGAGAGGCCAACCTACCTGAGTGGAGCTGGATGGCAGTTTAACTAAGTCCCTTGAACCTTCTGAGGTGGTGCATAGAATC
The window above is part of the Heptranchias perlo isolate sHepPer1 chromosome 19, sHepPer1.hap1, whole genome shotgun sequence genome. Proteins encoded here:
- the LOC137335356 gene encoding ankyrin repeat domain-containing protein 60-like → MSPEKFFSLTVRLEDTGEIFQMHKCHDDMTIGDMKSTLELVAGIPTNLQRLFYMDEGEMPDNVTLQFNGIIKDAIITMKTWFQDGWMKLLRAAAHGDNEELASLGVRKDSNYSTPNSRRMSHDQRAAWIAERASTALFIAAHRGHINTVKFLLKNGANPRTKTVDGHTALHMAVIMAKADCINDLLLHGAEAEGTDSKGRTLLDLARMTEQRENIGKIFNYQWTQRTAGLRLRSHIDESELYAHQRFDSTLKTWRSGPHAKLYMANLLQSGKRQGTRTGKQRNPAPAPAPAGENHPAGAAKRVSAKRSHKPNPGPGQAGKPPAQPQDVWREEAAGVAAAHRSSDGAHWPGVSFSPAKSVPQGAADRHRVDPTRSGESSRHGIGKPRAAQEK